The Salvelinus namaycush isolate Seneca chromosome 1, SaNama_1.0, whole genome shotgun sequence genome has a window encoding:
- the f2rl2 gene encoding proteinase-activated receptor 3, with product MWRRQEKDRTNTLAGILFCLTVGLSLQDNEEKVNKTKITTLAVLDPRTFNGRRVQTNCTAAAGPPSLVNLSPGAPGLDVRLEDPAVAYTTGLLSTRLIPSAYLLAMAVGIPSNAYILTFLRLRARSFSTAVLYLSLALSDLLLLLSLALRVHYHLNGNNWVFGEAACRVVTACFYGNVYCSAHTIACVSLKRYLAVVRPFLYRRLHKTAWALGASLGVWGLFGVAVVPELLVRQSFLLPRLGFTTCHDILPLEDSPHALLVPYRLALVCLGLLMPFVVCAWTHVAVVRHLGRSGLDWTPFIRVSTLVFLIFTVCFAPSGVLHIAHYVRLSTSGEDGLYVYSSATVCLCCFHSCLDPFLCILMSRTTASKLRFASLRRTQQTPVLV from the exons ATGtggaggagacaggagaaagaCCGGACCAATACACTGGCTGGGATTCTCTTCTGTCTGACGGTAGGACTATCTCTCCAGGACAATG AGGAGAAAGTCAACAAGACAAAAATAACCACCTTAGCTGTGTTGGACCCAAGGACGTTCAATGGCAGGAGAGTTCAGACCAACTGTACGGCTGCGGCGGGGCCCCCCAGCTTGGTCAACCTGTCCCCTGGGGCCCCTGGGCTGGACGTGAGGCTGGAAGACCCTGCAGTAGCCTACACCACGGGGCTACTCAGCACCCGGCTCATCCCCTCAGCCTACCTCCTGGCCATGGCAGTGGGCATTCCCTCCAACGCTTATATCCTGACCTTCCTGAGGCTCCGGGCCAGGTCTTTCTCCACGGCTGTCCTCTACCTTAGCCTGGCCCTCTCTGACCTACTCCTCCTGCTCTCCCTGGCCCTCCGAGTCCACTACCACCTAAACGGAAACAACTGGGTGTTCGGCGAAGCTGCCTGCCGTGTCGTCACCGCTTGTTTCTATGGCAATGTCTACTGCTCTGCCCACACCATTGCTTGTGTCAGCCTCAAGCGCTACCTGGCCGTGGTGAGGCCCTTCCTGTACAGGCGGCTGCACAAGACGGCCTGGGCGTTGGGGGCAAGCCTGGGGGTGTGGGGCCTGTTTGGGGTGGCTGTGGTGCCTGAGCTCCTGGTGAGACAGAGCTTCCTGCTGCCTCGTCTGGGCTTCACCACCTGCCACGACATACTGCCCCTGGAGGACTCCCCCCACGCACTGCTGGTGCCCTACAGGTTGGCACTGGTCTGTTTAGGGTTACTCATGCCCTTTGTGGTCTGTGCCTGGACCCATGTGGCGGTGGTGCGACATCTGGGTCGCTCGGGCCTTGACTGGACACCCTTCATCAGGGTCAGTACACTGGTCTTCCTCATCTTCACTGTGTGTTTCGCTCCCAGCGGCGTCCTCCATATCGCCCATTACGTGAGGCTGTCCACCAGTGGAGAGGACGGGCTGTATGTGTACTCCAGCGCTACAGTGTGTCTGTGCTGCTTCCACAGCTGTCTGGACCCCTTCCTGTGTATTCTCATGTCCAGGACAACCGCCTCCAAACTGCGCTTCGCCTCTCTCAGGAGGACACAGCAGACACCTGTTCTGGTGTAG